From the Mammaliicoccus sciuri genome, the window AATGATTGAGCAGAATGATTATCAAAGCTTTTATGATGAATTCGATTTGTATATAAAGGAAATGCGTAAAATCTTCTATAAGGATCGTGATTAATATGACATTGTTAAAAGTAAATAATGTTACGAAGACGTTTGGTAAATTTAAAGCTTTAAACGATGTGAATTTCACTGTTGAAGAAGGAGAAATATTTGGGTTTATCGGTCCAAATGGTTCTGGGAAATCTACGACCATTAAAGCAATTTTAGGCATGCTTAAACCAGATTCCGGTACTATAGAGGCATTTGATAAAGATGCTTGGAAAGATGCGGTTCAAATTCATAAACAAGTTGCCTATGTTCCAGGTGATGTTAATTTGTGGCCAAACTTAACAGGTGGAGAAGTGATAGATTTATTCTTGAAATTAAGTGGGACTCGAAATGATGAAAAAAGAGATGAACTAATTAAAAAATTTGATTTAGATCCTACTAAAAAGTGTGGTTCATATTCTAAAGGTAATAGACAGAAGGTTGCACTTATCGCTGCATTTACAACAGATGCACAACTTCTTATATTAGATGAACCGACATCTGGATTGGATCCTTTAATGGAACAAGTATTCCAAGCATGTGTATTAGAAAAGAAAAAAGAGGGAAAAAGTGTTCTATTATCGAGTCATATATTAAGTGAAGTAGAAAAATTATGTGACAGAGTCGGCATTATTAGAAAAGGTGAAATCGTAGAAATGGGAACGTTGGATGATTTGAGACATCTTACGAGAATGCATTTCGTCGTTCAGTCTAAAGAAGTTCTAACAGATTTAGAGGAGCAAGATGGTGTACACGATATTTCTAAAGAAGGAGAGACATATCATTTTCAAGTGGATTCAGAGAAAGTTTCTAATATTATTAAATATTTAAGTCGGTTTGAGTTGTTGAAATTAGAAAGTATGCCACCTACATTAGAAGATTTATTTATGAGACATTATGGTGTGAATATTGAAAGAGGTGAATAATATGAATAATCTCTTTAACGGTGTTGGACAATTAACGTTATTTTACCTGAAGACACATAAATGGAAAATGCTGTTTTGGATATTAGGTATTGTCGTTTTAACAGTTATCATACCACCAACATTTAAAAGTATGTATCCACACCAATCAGATATGCAACCAATTGTTGAAACTTCTAAAAATCCTGCAATGGAAGCAATGTTAGGACCAGGACAATTTGAACATGTAACAGTTGGCGTGTTATTTACGCACGAGATGTTGCTATTTACAAGTATTCTCGTTGCAATAATGAGTATTTTACTTGTTTCAAAGAGTACTAGAGGAGATGAATCAGCAGGTCGTATTGAAATGTTTCGAGCATTGCCAGTTGGAAAAGTATCGCCACTCATAAGTGCACTTATTGAGATGATAATTGTGAATGTCATGATAACCATTTTGATTATGATTATATTACCTTTAATGAATATTAATAGTGTGGATTGGCAAGGTTCAATTGTTTATGCAGTTTCATTAGGATCAATTGGTATTCTATTTGGTATGATGACAGCTATATTTTCACAGTTAACTGAAACAAGTAGTAGTGTTACTGGCTATAGCATTACAGTATTGCTCTTAAGCTATTTAGTGAGAGCTGTTGGTGACGTCATAAATGAAGATATTTCTATGGTTTCACCTCTAGGATGGATTACAAGAACGTTTGCTTATTCTGAAAATAATTGGTGGCCAATCGTCATAACTTTAGTAACGGCTATTATTTTATTGATGATAGCGATGATACTTTATTTTAGAAGGGATATAGAGTCTGGCATACTGCCTTCTAAACCAGGTAAAAGAACAGCACATAAAATATGGTTATCTCCACTAGGTTTACAACTTAAATTGTATAAAGTAGGTCTTATTTCCTGGGCAATAGGGATGTTTGTATTTGGCGCTTCATATGGATCAATATTTGGTGAGTTAGATGATTTTATTAAAGATAACGAAATGTTGCAGCAAATGGTAGCTGGGACAGGTGATCATTATATAGAAGCATTCTTACCGACTTTAATGATTATAATGGCTATCGTATCAACAATACCTGCACTATTAAGTTTATACAAAATAAAAAACGAATTAGATACTCATCGAATAGAACTTATAATGTCTCGACCTATTTCAAGAATTAAATTGTTGAGTAGTTATTTAGTTGTTTCATTATTTAATGCTATCTTTATGATTTTTATAGCTGCATTCGGTTTGTATGTTGCCCAAGCATCTGTGTTAAATGATCCATTTAGTTTTTGGACAATTATAAAGTCTGGAATTGTGCATATACCTGCCATTATATCTTTCGTAGCACTTGGCGTTGTACTTTTAGGATGGTTTAATAAAGGGCATTTTATCGTTTATCTGTATTTAACTTATACGTTTTTCGTCGTTTATTTAGGACAATTGTTAAATATTAAAGACTGGTTAAAAGATATAACGCCATTTCATCATATTCCTGAAATACCTGTTGAAGATATGAATTATTCGGGTATAAGTATATTAATCATAGTATCTGTCGTGCTTATCATAATTGGATTTATAGGATTTAAACGAAAAGACATTTCATAAAGGGAGCTGTGTTCGGATGACAAATTTACCGAAAATAGGGAAACCAGCAACAAATGCTTTGAACAAGATCAATGTTACGACGTTAGAACAGGTTGCTCAATTAGATGAACATAATTTGGCGAAACTTCATGGTATGGGACCAAAAGCAATAGGCATTTTGAAAGAAGCATTATTAGAACAAGGGTTATCATTTAGTCAATTAGATGAGGATTTAAAAAATGTGAAATTCACTGTACTGGGAGATTTAAAATGTGATAACGCACCAAAAAGAAGAATTATCAGAGATATTGTGAGTGCTTCACTAGTTGGTGACGAAAAGTATCTTAATGAATGGCTAACAGATGATTTAGTATGGAAAGTACCAGGTTCTTTTGAATTAAAGGGTAGAAAAGCATTTTTAGAAGAAATAAATGAACACTTGCAAAAGTATCCAGCCTTGAAATTAAATCAATGCTTACGCACGGTAAAGAAGCTTCTACGCACGGCACAATCATATTGAATTCTGGTGAAGAAATTTATTTTGCTGAAATGTATAAATTTGAAAATCATAAAAAAGACGCTAAAGTGAAAGAGATTACGTCATATATTATCATGAAACCTTAATTTTATGAAAATCCAATACCAGTATTTATGAAAATGTGATAAATTATAGAGGTTATTATAAACTTTCGGAGGTTGAAAGATGGAAGCAACATTACCAAATTGCCCTAAATGTGATTCAGAATATACTTACGAGGATGGACAATTTTATATTTGTCCAATGTGTAATCATGAATGGTCTATAAACGACGAAGATGCATCAAAGGAAGAAAACACAGTTATTAAAGATGTAAATGGTGTTGAATTAAATGATGGAGATACTGTAACGGTCATTAAAGATTTAAAAGTAAAAGGATCATCTAATTCTATTAAACAAGGCACTAAAGTTAAAGGTATCAAATTAGTGGACCCAGAAGACGGACATGACATTGATTGTAAAATACCTGGCTTTGGACAAATCGGATTGAAGTCATCAGTTGTAAAAAAAGTGAATAAGTAAGAAAGAAAGAGTCTGAAACATTGGAATTGTTGCAGGCTCTTAATTTTTTAGAAAGTATGTTGATATAAATATTAGCTAAGTACTTATTATTTTTTGTTAAAAATAACGAATTAATATTTTAAGTTTTTAAAATATTAATTCGTTATATACATCAAATGTTTTTTATGGTAAATATGTAATAGAGATTACGTTTCCAACAAATATATAAGGGGAGAAAAATATGAAGGCTTATATGCAAAAATTTGCACAGTCTCTAATGCTACCTATTTCGATTTTACCGGTAGCTGGGTTACTTTTAGGTATCGCATCTTTTATTGATTCAGGTGCAATTAACGGGGAAGGAAATAGCGTTGCAAACTTTTTAGCAAATGGTGGTTTAGCAGTTATTAATAATTTACCAATACTATTTGCAGTAGGTTTAGCATTCGGTATGTCTAAAGATAAAAATGGTGCAGCAGCACTTAGTGGACTTGTATCATTTTTAGTGGTTACACAAGTACTAAAGCCAGAAGCAATGGCGAAAGTATTGCATATTGCTGAGGATAAAGTTGATATCGCATTTACGGGTATTAGTAATGTATTTATTGGGATTATTTGTGGTTTAGTTACAGCAGCAATTTACAATAGATTTAAAGATACGAAATTACCAACAGCGTTTGCTTTCTTTAGTGGTAAACGTCTTGTGCCGATATTATCAGCAGCGGCAATGTTAGTTATTTCTATTGCACTAATGTTTATTTGGCCGCCAGTATATAACGGCTTAGTGTCATTTGGTGAAATGATTTCTAAACTTGGTCCTCTTGGGGCAGGACTATACGGATTCTTTAACCGTTTATTATTACCATTTGGATTGCACCACGCATTAAACCAAGTATTCTGGTTTGATATTGCGGGTATTAATGATATTGCAAACTTCTGGTCTAGTAAAGGTGAAGCGGGTATAACAGGTCGTTACCAAGCAGGATTATTCCCAATTATGATGTTTGGTTTACCAGCTGCAGCATTAGCGATTTGGAAAAATGCTGAGAAGCGTAATAGAAAAGTAGTAGGTTCTTTAATGGTTACAGCAGCGATTGCTTCCTTTGTAACAGGGATCACAGAACCATTAGAATTCTCATTCTTAGTAGCAGCACCGATGTTATTTGGTATTCACGCGTTATTAACAGGTATTTCATTATTTATAGCAGCAACATTCCATTGGACTGCAGGATTTACATTTAGTGCAGGATTAATAGATTATTTATTAAGTTTAAGTATTCCAATTGCTAATAAACCATTAATGTTACTCGTACTAGGTATGATTATGGGTGTCGTATACTTTGTTGTATTTGATTTTGCGATTCGTACATTTAATCTTAAGACACCAGGTAGAGATGGCTTAATGGAAGAAGCGGCAAAGCAAGATCCTAGTCTTGAAGAAGATGTAGCAGGTACTTCAACAAACAATAGTGGTGTAAAAGTATCTAATAAGACAAAGCTTATATATGAAGCAATTGGTGGTAATGATAATATCGAAGTTATCGATCACTGTGCAACAAGACTACGTCTAACATTAAAAGATACAAGTGTTGTTGATCAAGATAAAATCAAACAATCTGGCGCATTAGGAAACAAAGTGATTAGTGATAAAAATATCCAAATTATTATTGGAACTGATGTACAATTTACAGCAGATGAACTCATGCAAATGCAACAAAATCAAGGTCATTAATTCAATATATTACTACTCAAACAGTAGACATTCATTTTATAATTTGAATGCCTACTGTTTTTTTATCTTTAATTTTATTAATAATAACAATTTTGAACAAATATGAACAAAAAATAATGTTAAATGTGTGATTTTTTACTTTTATAGTAGTAATATGAAACTATTGAATGATAAAGGGGGGACGATTCAATGGGTATAAAAAGAGCGATTTTGTTAGGTGCAGGTGACCGTGGGGGAAGAGTTTACGCGAATTTGATAAAATCTTTACCCCATAAAATTAAATTAATTGGGGTAGCGGAACCTGTTAAAGAAAGAAGAGAACGTGTAAGTAGTCACCATAGTCTTGATGAACGATACGTACAAGCGTCTTGGAAAGCATTATTGGACTTAAAGCTAGAAGCTGATATAGCAATCATATGTACACAAGATAAAGCGCATTTTGAACCAACAATGAAAGCATTAGATTTAGGATATCACGTATTACTTGAAAAACCGATGTCTCCTAATCCTGAAGAGTGTATTAAAATGGTAGAAAAAGCGAAAGAAATGGATAGAACATTAACGATTTGTCACGTATTAAGATATACACCATTCTGGAGTAGGATCAAATCTATCGTTCAAAGCGGAGATATTGGTCAGATTGCATCTATTCAACTTAATGAAAATGTAGAATATATGCATATGTCACATAGTTTTGTAAGAGGTAATTGGAAAAGTAAAGAACAATCAAGTCCAATGATATTAGCTAAATCTTGCCATGACATGGATATTATCAGTTATATCATGGATCAAGATTGTAAAAGAATCAATTCCTTTGGTTCATTAATGTACTTTAACGAAGCAAACAAACCAGAAGGCGCACCATTAAGATGTCTAGACGGATGCCCAGTAGAAAATGAATGTCCATTTCATGCTGGAAGGTATTATTTAGGTATCGGTAGAGGATGGGCGATGAAATTTACAGAAGAAAATTCTAACGAAGCGATTATAGAAAGATTAAATCATACGGATTATGGGAAATGCGTCTTCCAATCAGATAATGACGTTGTAGATCACCAAGTTGTGAATATGGAATTTGAAAATGGCGCAACAGCAACATTTAGTATGAGCGCATTTACAAGAGAACAAACAAGAATTGTTCAAATAATGGGAACAAAAGGTGAAATAAGAGGAAATATGGAAACAAATGAAATAAGCATATTTGACTTTTTAACAAGAGAAGAAAAAATCGTTAAGTTCCCAGAAGTGAGCAGTGGACATGGTGGAGGAGACGAAGGTATTATAAATGACTTTATAGATGCAATTAATAGCTCAGATCAAAATGTATCTAAATCCATAGCAAGTAAATCCTTAATCAGCCACTTAATGGCATTCGCAGCAGAAGAATCAAGACTGAATCACGGGCAATCGATAAATATAGACGAATTCTATAATGAAATAGCCTTAACATCATAATATAAGATAAATAAAGACGTGATACCGCTAGAAAATAGCAGTATCACGTCTTTTTTGTGCGTGAAAATAGCGCTAACGCTCAAGAGTCGCAAACAAGATCGTTAGCGCATCAAAAATCCACGTGTGTTAAATTTATTAACTAATATAGTACCTTAATATCATTTTCATCGCAGAATTGTTGTATTTCTTGTGGGAGTATTTTATTAGTAATTATTTTGTCTACGTCACTTAGATTGCAGTATGTTAGTAATGTTGAATGTCCTATCTTACTATTATCAGCTAACACATATGTTTGCCGTGCTTTTTTTGTTATAAGTTGTTTGATTAAGTTTTCTTCCATCTCTGAGTTAGTTAGACCATTTGGAATATTGACACCAGTAGCTGCCATAAAGCATTTATTGATATTAAATTTATTCAATAAAATATTAGAATCTATACCTATAAATGATCGAGTACGTGGTTTGTATTTTTCACCAATGATAAATAAAGTTACATTTTCAAATTGTGAAGCTTTATTCATGATATCAAGACTGTTAGTAATAATAGTAAATGATAATTTTTTGTCGACATAGTCTAATACATGTATTGTTGTTGTTCCTGTATCTATATAAATAATGTCGTTAGTTTCGATATGTGCAGCAGCTAATTTTCCAATATGTTTTTTTGATTGATAATTCTCAACATTTCTTTCTTGGTAATCAACCGCTTTATGTTCATCTTCAATAACTTCAATACCACCATAAACTTTTTTAACTACATTCATATCTACTAATAGGTTGATGTCACGCCTTATTGTATTAACAGATACATTAAATGTGTCCTTCAATTCATCAATTGAAGCTGTTTTGTTTTTTTTTATGAAAGATTCTATTTCATAAATTCGTTTAGATTTCATATACGATTCCCCCATTTCTTACAATATACCCAAAATTTGCTTATATAACAACTATAAAAAATATAAGTTACTCAAAAGTTGACATATTCTACTCGTTATTATAATATTATCTCAACAAGTAACCAATAGTTAATTAATATGTACTCATTTTTTTAAAAGATTATGAAAGCGGTTACTTTAATATTTATAACTGGAGGATATGTAAATGGTAGAAATCTTAAAGAATTACGTTAATGGACAATGGCAAGCGTCGAAAAGTAAGGAAACAATAGATGTATACAATCCAGCTACTAAAGAAGTGATTGCTAAAGTACCTGTTTCAACTAGAGAAGAATTAGATGAAGCGGCAAAAATTGCACATGAAGCGTTTCAAGAATGGAAAAAAGTTGCTGTACCTAAACGTGCTCGACTTTTATTCAAACTTCAACAATTATTAACAGACAATAGAGAAGTATTAGCTGAAATTATTACAAAAGAAAATGGTAAGAATACGACAGAAGCTTTAGGTGAAGTACAAAGAGGTATTGAGAATGTCGAATTCGCTGCAGGTGCCCCTTCTTTAATGATGGGTGACTCACTTTCAAGTATCGCTACAAATATAGAAGGAACAAGTTACAGATATCCAGTAGGTGTTGTAGGTGGTATAACACCATTCAACTTCCCAATGATGGTGCCATGTTGGATGTTCCCGATGGCTATTTCATTAGGTAATACGTTTGTGATTAAACCTTCTGAAAAGACACCATTACTTGTTAATAAACTCGCAGAGTTAATTGAAGAAGCAGGATTCCCTAAAGGTGTATTCAATGTTGTACATGGTGCACATGATGTTGTGAATGGCATTTGTGAAAATGAACATATTAAAGCTGTATCATTCGTTGGTTCTAAACCAGTAGGTGAATATGTTTATAAAAAAGCAACAGAAAACTTAAAACGTGCGCAATGTTTAACAGGTGCTAAAAACCATACAATCATTTTAAATGATGCAAATATTGATGGCGCCGTTAAAGATGTAATTGGTGCAGCATTTGGATCAGCAGGTGAACGTTGTATGGCTGCAGCAGTAGTTGCTGTTCAAGAAGGTGTTTATGACGAATTTAAAGAAAAGCTTGTACAAGCTTCTAAAGATATCGTTATCGGAAATGGCTTAGAAGATAATGTTTTCTTAGGTCCAGTTATTAGAGAAGAAAATGTTGAACGTACATTAAATTACGTTGATCAAGGTGTCGAAGAAGGTGCCAAACTTGTATTAGATGGTAGAGAAGACAACAACAAAGATGGTTTCTTCGTAAAACCGACTATTTTTGAAGATGTTACAACTGATATGAAATTATGGCAAGAAGAAATATTCGCACCGGTGTTATCAATTGTTAAAGTAAAAGATTTAAAAGAAGGCATTCAATTAGCGAATCAATCTGAATTTGCGAACGGTGCATGTTTATTTACAGACAGTGCATCATCCATTAGATACTTCAGAGAGTATATTGATGCAGGTATGTTAGGTATTAATTTAGGTGTACCGGCACCAATGGCAATCTTCCCATTCTCTGGATGGAAATCATCATTCTTTGGTTCATTACATGCGAATGGTAAAGATAGTATTGATTTCTATACACATCGTAAGGTTGTAACTGCTAGACATGGTAATCCACAATTTTAAGGAGTGAAAAATAGAGATGGCTCGATTATTAAATAAACCTGTACATCATCCATTAAGTGATGATGTACAAGTGATACATGATTTGAAACCTGAAGATATTGATTTAGCTTATATCGGATTTAAAGTGTTAGACATAAAATCACAAGGTACTTACACAGAATCAACAGGTGATTTTGAACTATGTATTGTCGCTTTAACTGGCAACATCGATGTGTCAGATGGAGAAAGTTCTTATGAAGATTTAGGAACAAGAGATTCAGTATTTGAAAAAATACCAACAGACAGTATCTATATTTCTAAAAATCATGAAGTGACGATTAAAGCGAATAAAGATTCAAGAGTTGTACTTTGTTATTCACCAGCGGATGAAGAAAGAGCAACACAATTAATCCCAGCATCTGAGAACTCAGTAGAAGATAGAGGTAAATATTCAAATAAACGACATGTCCATAATATTTTACCTGATACACATACGGCGAGCGAAAAATTACTTGTCGTTGAAGTGTATACAGATCAAGGTAATTGGTCGAGCTATCCACCACATAAACATGACGTTGATAACTTACCAAATGAATCATTACTTGAAGAAACTTACTATCATGAGATGAATCCAAGTAAAGGTTTCGTCTTTCAACGTGTGTTTACAGACGATCTTTCATTAGATGAAACGATGACAGTAGAGAATAGTGATGTTGTTGTAGTGCCTAAAGGTTATCATCCAGTAGCTGTACCTGATGGTTACGATGGTTATTACTTAAATGTTATGGCAGGACCTAAAAAAGTTTGGAAATTTTATAATCAACCAGATCATGAATGGATTATTGATAGAGAATAAGGGGTGTACGTGAATGTCTAATAAAAAACAAATTATAGCAATAGGTCGTGCAGCAATAGATTTAAACTCAATAGAAATTAATAGACCAATGGAAGAAACAGAATCATTTCGCAAATATGTTGGTGGCTCACCAGCTAATATCATGATTGGTACGGCTAAGTTAGGTTTAGATGTAGGTATGATTGCCAATGTATCAGATGATCAACATGGTAGATTCATTACGAATTACTTTGAAGAAGTAGGCGTTGATACTTCTCAAATACATGTAGATGAAGATGGACATAAAATTGGCTTAACGTTTACAGAAATTAAAAGTCCGAGTGAGTCTAGCATATTAATGTATAGAGAAGAAGTAGCAGATCTATATTTAGCACCTGAACATGTAGATGAATCATACGTCGAAAATTCAGAATATTTGCTTATTTCAGGAACTGCGTTAGCTAAATCTCCATCAAGAGAGGCGGTACTAAAAGCACTGTTACTAGCGAAAAAACATAATGTACAAGTAATCTTTGAGTTGGATTATAGACCTTATAGTTGGAAAGACGAAGAAGAAACTTCTATTTATTATGAGTTAGTCGCTGAACAAGCTGATGTCGTAATTGGTACACGTGATGAATTTGATATGGTCGAAAGATATAAAGCATTATCAGACAAAGAAATTAGTGAACTATTATTTAAAGCTAATCCACTTTTAGTTGTCATTAAACACGGTGTGCAAGGTTCAAATGCATTTGATAAAGAAGGCAATACTTATGAAGGTAAAGCATTTAAAGCCAATGTCGTTAAAACATTTGGTGCTGGTGATTCATATGCAGCCGCATTTATTTATGCATTGGTTAAAGGTAAGTCAGTTGAAGAAGCATTGAAATATGGTGCAGCCTCAGCAGCAATTGTTGTAAGTAGTCATAGTTCATCTGAAGCGATGCCTACAGTTGATAAAATAGAAAATTTAATTAAAGAACAATCTTAAGGTGGTATTAGACATGGTTAATACAGTGAAGTTAACAACTGGAGAAGCAATTGTTAGATTTTTGACGAAACAATACATTTCTATTGATGGACAAGAAACAAGATTTGTTGAAGGTGTCATGAATATTTTTGGTCATGGTAATGTCCTCGGTATAGGAGAAGGTCTATCAAATTATCAAAAAGAATTAAAAATAATCCAAGGCAAAAATGAACAAGGTATGGCGCATACAGCAATTGGTTTTAGTAAACAAAGTTTACGAAAAAAAGTATTTGCAGTGACAACATCTGTCGGTCCAGGTGCTGCTAACCTTGTAACGGCAGCAGGTACAGCGGCAGCAAATCATATACCAGTATTATTTTTACCAGGAGATACATTTGCGACTCGTCAACCAGATCCAGTATTACAACAGATTGAAAACCCTCAAAGTATTGGTATTACTACAAATGATGCGTTAAAACCAATTTCAAGATATTTTGATCGCATAACAAGACCTGAGCAAATCATGTCTGCATTAATACGTGCATTTGAGGTCATGACAAACCCTCAAACAGCGGGTCCTGTGACATTAGCATTGAGCCAAGATGTTCAAGGAGAGTCATACGATTTCCCAGAAACATTTTTTGAAAAGCGTGTACATTATGTTGATAGACTTCAACCGTCGAATAGATCAATAGATGTAGCAGTTGAACTATTGAAGACAGCTAAAAAACCACTATTAATTGTTGGTGGTGGTGCTAAGTATTCGGAAGCTCAAGATGCTATAAAAGCATTTATAGAAAAAACGAATATTCCTATTGCAGAAACTCAAGCAGGTAAATCTACAATAGAAGCCTCTCACCCACTAAATCTTGGTGGTCTAGGCGTTACTGGAAATTTAGCAGCTA encodes:
- the iolC gene encoding 5-dehydro-2-deoxygluconokinase, translating into MSNKKQIIAIGRAAIDLNSIEINRPMEETESFRKYVGGSPANIMIGTAKLGLDVGMIANVSDDQHGRFITNYFEEVGVDTSQIHVDEDGHKIGLTFTEIKSPSESSILMYREEVADLYLAPEHVDESYVENSEYLLISGTALAKSPSREAVLKALLLAKKHNVQVIFELDYRPYSWKDEEETSIYYELVAEQADVVIGTRDEFDMVERYKALSDKEISELLFKANPLLVVIKHGVQGSNAFDKEGNTYEGKAFKANVVKTFGAGDSYAAAFIYALVKGKSVEEALKYGAASAAIVVSSHSSSEAMPTVDKIENLIKEQS